In Methanophagales archaeon, the genomic stretch CAAGATACAATCTCACTCAAGAAGAGTTAGCAAAAAAAGTAGGGGTTAGAAGAGAGACTATCGTTTTCTTGGAAAAAGGCAAGTATAATCCATCCCTTAAACTTGCATATAAAATAGCCAAAGTATTGAACACAACAATTGAGGAGTTGTTTATATTTGATGAGAATGATTGATCTTTTAAGAGGTTCTGGCGGACTTCTACGGGTGCATGCAATCCTTAACCTTTGCTTACGCTTAGGGAATATAACAGCAGATAAAAGATTTCGAGCCGAAGCCCCTTCCAAAGTTTGCTGTAGCAGTTCTTCTTTTATCCGCAAACCGTCAGGTGAAATTTCTCCGATTAATAGGAGGAGGTGAAAAATGTTTAAAAATAAATGGAGGAAAACTACGTTTTACATATGGCTCATATCTATACCATGTGCTTTGGGCGGAGGATTCTTAAGAGAATATAGCGCTTCTTTCACTGTATTATTGGTTGCAGGACTGATTGGCTCTATAGTTGGATTGGTGATACTAAAAGTGTTAGGAGGAGAGGTAAAATGAGAAAATCTGTGGTTGGAATAGCAGGTTTTGTGTTGATCGGCATTTTGCTTTCAGGATGCCTTACAGTGAGGAAATCAGATATAATAGAATATACTTACAACTATGGAGAGTATTTTGAGAAACAGCATTTCTTAAAACAGATAGGTATGCTACCTAAGCTTACGATTCCAAAAGAAGGTGTAACAGTGGCTATTATAGACATAGGAATGGACTTGAATCATCCAGCATACAAGAATAAACTCCTGAATAGCGATTTTAAAGGGGGAGATGCGGTATATGTATATCCCGAGGAGGAAGCAACACTCGCTCATGGGACTGCTGTAGCTTCCATCATAACAACTGAAAGCAATGAGATGTTGGGAATTCGCCCCTAA encodes the following:
- a CDS encoding helix-turn-helix transcriptional regulator; translated protein: MKTRIKEYRARYNLTQEELAKKVGVRRETIVFLEKGKYNPSLKLAYKIAKVLNTTIEELFIFDEND